A window of Hordeum vulgare subsp. vulgare chromosome 5H, MorexV3_pseudomolecules_assembly, whole genome shotgun sequence genomic DNA:
TTCTATATTTGGTTGCTGGAGCAACAAAACGTTCAAGAATTTACTCTCTTCAGCTTTCAGCGCTTGTTACCGGTCAACAAACATAAGCTAAAACTGTACATTGCTCAAATTTCACGTAGCAATACATAGCTAAAAGAAATCAAGAAATTACTTGAAGATGGCACTGCATCTTCTGCAGACTCCAAGTAGATCAAGTACCACAACAGATTACAGTATGTCTGTTTTTCTTTGTGATCCACACATCTCCGTTTCTCTGAAACTGATTTGTGTACATCTCCTGAGAAACTGCAGCAATGAGCTTCGCAGGTCCATCATACTCCACTATTTTCCCTCGAAGTGCATACAACTCATAAGTATTATATGGAATTAGAAACTCTATGATGTGATCCAAATAAGCTGGCAATAAGACGAGCATACCGCCGCTCATTGCAAGTACCATATAGCAGTCCATAACTGTTGGAATTAGGTGGGCGATTGTGATAACGGTTCGATGTTTGAACTCTGTCCGGATCGTTTACTGAAGGACAACATCCGTTGAGTTGTCTATAGAGGTCGTGGCTTCATCAAGAATCAAGATACGACACCTTTTTAAAAGCATGCGACCCAAACAAAAGAGCTGCCTTTGGCCCATGCTCCAGTTCGACCCATTTTCTGCAACTGTATGGCATGATCTTGATTAGTACCACTAACAGTTTAACAGATTTGGCGGCACATGTATTTTGAATTCTGAAATGGCTAGAGCAGAACTCTGAAATGGCCTAAAATAAATGCGAGACCAAATTATGTATATGTATAGATATAGTGAGGTTTCGTACCAAGCGAATCGAATCCCTGTTCCTTCTCCTCGATGGCTTCAAAAAATTGACATTTGTCAAGAACCTGCAACACAATAGCATATTAATATTAAGTACGCGCTTTAGTGTTTCCTTTTATTGTCATTTTACGACCCCATAAATCAGTTTATTCATCCTGAGATTGTGATATATCACACTGTCTTACCTCACATATTTGTTGATCCAAGTACTTCCCAAGAGGATCTAGATTATATCTTACCGTACCCTGAAAAAGTGTTGGGTCTTGTGAAATGATGCCCAAACGAGAACGCAGGTCATGCAAGCCAAGCGCGGTGATGTCTACAGAGTCAATACTTATTGTCCCACCAGTAGGTTCAACAAGACGAACAAAGTTCGTCATCGGCACTTTTGCACAAAAACCCCTATGTTATgttgaaatcaacccgcagtcccttaCTTTAGTGGATTCACAGGtagagcaggaggaagaagaaggaggtggggTTAGTTGATGTCTAATGAATGAGGAGGAGGGGAATGACGATGCTCTGGATAAAGTGAACGGTGAGAGTGCCACAGTTGCTTTTTTTACTAATCAATTGCTAGATTTTTTTGGATAAAGTGGGTGGTGGGAGTGCCACAATTGCTTTTTTCTACTAATCAATTGCTAGATTTTTTTTCCAAGTAGAATTGCTAGGTGTTGTGCTGCATCGTGGAAGCTGATGGATGTCATTCGTGCAGCATGCTAGCattgattatataaaaaataatatcCAATGATCATCGATTATAACTATTTGTTATTGTAACATAGTAGTCGACATATTTAAATGCGGAAGCGCTCATATGATTGCACTGGTTGAATGCACCGGTTGGCATATTTGATTGAAGGCCAATTCAATTTCAGTCGATTGTAATATAGACACTCCCTTTTTTTAATGTCGAAGTGTGGTTAACTGCactggttggcatattttattgaaGGCCAATTCAATTCAGTCGATTGTAATATAGACACTCCTTTTTTTAATACCGAAGTGCTCTCTGTGTACGTAAAGTGTTTATGTCAAGTGGTTTATTTAGGTCAAGCCCAAATAATGAAAAATACAAGAATAACGATTTCCAACCAAACAACAAACTTATATATTCTAAAAAACTCAATGTAGTTAAATTAATTTTATAATAAGTACACATTTATATATATTCATGCCTTTTAAAAACCGGTCAAAATTCTCAAAAGTTGTTCCatttaaaaaaatgaatttaAATTTGTTCAAAAAAATACTCATTGTTTTTTTAATCTTTTAATAAAGCATTTATTTTAAACCGGTGTTTATTGGAACTGAATATAAGAAGTGGCATGTAATGACAAATAACTTGAGGACTTTGCGGAGTCCAAGGTTTGCTGACGAACAAAGTTGTTTATGTTTTAGTTAAGGAAGGTTGTATGAATAAGCTTTGTAAAACATGGTTCCATGTCCCGCCGTGTGTGTTGTCATGCTGATAGGCTCGAAATCAATGTAGAATGTTAAATAAATCATATTAATTGCAActgaagaaaataaaagaaaattatATATAGTGACATGTTTTGTAAGGTTCTACATCCGCTGCAACGCACGGACATTTATACTAATTTAATTTAAAAGTGAGATAAACGGACGTGTCAACGGACCAATGAGGCTCCGAACACGTTGGTCCAAACGTTTATTTACGTTTTAAGGGTCCGCAttggcaaaaaaagaaaaaagtccGCGTTGAAAATGCAGAACCGAAATTTCCCAAAACCCAGAAAACGTTGACCGGACTCGGAAGACACCCCTATAGTACTTCACAGATTGCAAGTCGAGGAAGTGACCGTCTGCTCTGCTCTCCTGATCTCCTCGACTCCTCCGCCTCCCACCCAACCACGCCCGGCGCGTCTGCCCGCCCGCAGCGATTGCCGCCATGCCCGAAGATGTCGCGCCAATAGGCCCCGCCccggcccccgcccccgcccccgcttcTGATCCTACCGCTGGTGAGTGAGCCTCTTCCGGCTCTGCGGGTCTGCCGCTTAGCGAAATTCTTAATTCCTCTTTGTTCGTGCCGCGGGCTCTGAATCTCGGTCACGTTAAACTTTTAATTCAGCGAGAGCACTTTTCTCTTGCAAATTTGGTGTCTAATTTCTGTGCGGATTTTTATTTCGTTTTGAAAAAGAAAGCAAATAGTCACGCTGTATTCGATCTAAGGACAATCTAAGGATACATGATCCAAATAGCTTTGTATGTTGCTGGAGCAGTGAAGTGAATTAGTAGTGTTTATTGCACACACTGCAGGTTAATGTTGTGCTCCCCTTCTTTAATGAGTGCGCAAAAATGTTGAAATGTAATACTGGCacatatttttttttgaatttgattGCGCTATGTAAAGGCAATGGAATTAGTTTCAGTAGAGGCGTGTAGCACAACTCAGTGCTAAGATTACATATTTCAATTTCTGGAGCTCGCGCTTTACATTTAACAGGACTACCTAATGTTACTTGATACCACCAAGTAACAATACAGAGATGCTACTGTAGAAAATATGCAAATCTGTACCGGAGATGGCGAATAAGTTCTAAAACCTTGCTGCCTTTTGCCCATTTATGCTGATTTATCTTCTGATAATTTTAGGTTCCAGTGATGATGAGATAACAGTAGAGAATGCATCTTTTGTGCATACCGAACCTCCCCAAGATGGCAGTGCCCCACCTGTGGTAACAACTGATatggaagttctccatgataaagTTAAGAAGCAAGTCATTAAAGAAGGCCATGGGAAGATACCCTCAAAATTTTCTACGTGCTTTGGTAAGTATGACACAAATATTTGAGTCTTGGTTATGTCGTTGATTTCTAGAATGATTGTACCAATCTATACAACCTCCTCTAGTCTTCCTTGTATATTATAATTCATTTAATTAACATGTTCACTGGTACCATGCCAGAAGGTTGTTATTCACATATCCTGATAGCCTAGAAAAGCATTCCAAGTTTTTCTTGAAGGAAATACATTTCAAACTTCACATATTCGGTAATCCTGATTCATGACCATGAGATGACACTCACCCCTACAGTTTTAATTCATATAACTGGTTATGAGGGTATAATCTCTCTAACTTTGTACTGCATGTGTCATTTCTTATTCATCACCTTGTCCTGCCTTCTTACTTGTAATTGATATTGAAATGTAATGGCCCTTTTTGTTTATGCTTTTCCTTGTTTAAGTGGGTAATGACATTGATTTACTTTTCTCATCTCATATTTCCGCTTTGCTCTTTTGTTATGCATAGATAGGCTGCTTCTGTAAAGGCCATTAATATATTTTGTCCGTTCAGTATCTTGATTGAAGTGAATCTTactttaatttatcagtatgctgtCCTGTCTAAGTTTCAGAGGATGTATATATTTAGTTATTTATTTGATGGTTTGAAGGAGAACAACTGTGAAATAATGGTTGTTTCCAACCTTGATTTACAGTGCATTATAGAGCATGGGTACAAAGCTCTATGCATAAATTTGAGGATACCTGGCAAGAACAGCATCCAGTTGAAATTGTCATCGGAAAAGGTACAAGTACATTTATTTCACTTATTTTATCCTCAGTTTTTCTCTGCTGCATACATGCCATTTGTAATTTCAGTCCGGTGCAGGGCTGTATGATTCAGATTCGGACTTATTTTGGTAATATTCTAGTTTTCTAGTGGTATGAGGTTGGTTTTAAGCGGGACGGTTATTAAAATAGTTAGTTTATTATTAGTCTACCAGTTGTTTACTGGCCACACCTGCCCTTGCCATTCTAATAAAATTTGAAGAGTTGGCATTGGCATTAGTTTTATAAAAAAATCACTTGCTATCTGAGTTTATCAAATAACTATCAACGACGATTGCCTGTGTAGTAAttttgattattatttttcatcTACAGAGAAAAAGCAAATGGCTGGTTTGGGTATTGGTGTTGGTCACATGAAAGGTGGGGAACGTGCACTGTTGCATGTTAGCTGGGAACTAGGCTATGGGAAAGAAGGAAGCTTTTCATTCCCGAATGTCCCTCCATCAGCAGACCTTATATATGAAGTTGAACTCATTGGCTTTGATGATGCTAAAGAGGTAATGGCAAACACCCTCACATGTCCCGTTACCACTCCAAAGAAAGAAAGgcttaataaaaaaaatagagcCAATTTTTTTAATGTAGAACACTAATCGGTTGCTTTGATACTTTGGTAGTAGACTGAGATGTCCGAATAGCTTATTACCATTTTATTTACCCTTTCTCAGACACTAGATTTTtctaagaaaaactcatattcatgGCAACATGTCTAAATAAATCAGGGAAAAGCCCGTAGTGACATGACGGTAGAAGAGAGGATTGAAGCAGCAGATAGGAGGAAGCTCGAGGGCAACGATTACTTTAAAGAGAAGAAATTTGAGGTGGCTATGCAGCAATATGAGATGGTTCGTGATCTGCTTTACTTGGAAATTTTCAACGTTTTTATTTTTTGAGATGCTCGAGCTGATGGTGTTCTACTGTTTTCTCTTTTCCAGGCTGTTGCATATATGGGAGATGATTTCATGTTTCAGTTGTTTGGTAAGTACAGAGATATGGCTTTGGCTGTGAAAAACCCGTGCCATCTCAACATGGCTGCATGCCTAATCAAACAGAAGAGATTTGACGAAGCTATCGCACAGTGCAGCATTGTAAGTTGATCAGTTCTATATTATTTCATGAACTTCACTCCTTCACTCATCGTTTACGTCACTTGAGGTTCTCTAGTTTGATCTCTGTGTAGCTTTACATAAAGTAGATATCCGGTTAGATATTCAAAGTTTTAAAAACACTAGACTATACTTGTGATATGCGATAACATGCATCTAGCACGGCAGTAGGACCTCCAGGTGTGGGGCTACTGGCCAGGGCTTGAACCCTGTTTCTCACATAAAAGGCCCCTTGTTTTCTATTCCCTGTGCGTGCAAGTGTTGCCCATTGCACCTCTGTAGCGTGAGTGGGACGGTGTTGGGCCTTTTCTCGACATGAAAAGCTAAATGCCTTTGGGTTTGTTCCCCCAAGGGTTCAGTTCTTTTTCTATAGTTATTATACGCAAGCACTTATGGACCAAATAAGGGTAGAAGGCTCTCTTTGCATTATAAGTATCAGTCTGTGGTGGTATTTAGAATTTAAAGTAGTTTGGCTGAGCTGCTTATGTTTTTGCTCCTAACTTCTAATTTAAATCACCATAAAGTTTGTATGCAGCTAGTGGCTTGATGATTGGCCGACTGAATGATCTTGTGTTGTACCGCAATTTTGCCCCTTATTTTTGTGGAAAGACTCGGCCAGTTACTGTTTAGATGATCTATCATTGCATAATCCTATTTTCCAGGTGCTGTCAGAGGACGAAACCAACGCGAAAGCTTTGTTCAGACGTGGAAAAGCTAGAGCCGAGCTCGGCCAGACAGAATCCGCGAGGGAGGACTTCCTGAAAGCCAAGAGACACTCCCCGGAAGACAAGGAGATCATGCGGGAGCTTCGGTCGCTAGCGGAACAAGATAAAGCGCTGTACCAGAAGCAGAGGGAGCTATACAAAGGTCTGTTCGGGCCGAGGCCTCAACCCAAACCCAAGGCCAAAAATTTCGCCGTCCTCTTCTGGCAGT
This region includes:
- the LOC123395840 gene encoding peptidyl-prolyl cis-trans isomerase FKBP42; translated protein: MPEDVAPIGPAPAPAPAPASDPTAGSSDDEITVENASFVHTEPPQDGSAPPVVTTDMEVLHDKVKKQVIKEGHGKIPSKFSTCFVHYRAWVQSSMHKFEDTWQEQHPVEIVIGKEKKQMAGLGIGVGHMKGGERALLHVSWELGYGKEGSFSFPNVPPSADLIYEVELIGFDDAKEGKARSDMTVEERIEAADRRKLEGNDYFKEKKFEVAMQQYEMAVAYMGDDFMFQLFGKYRDMALAVKNPCHLNMAACLIKQKRFDEAIAQCSIVLSEDETNAKALFRRGKARAELGQTESAREDFLKAKRHSPEDKEIMRELRSLAEQDKALYQKQRELYKGLFGPRPQPKPKAKNFAVLFWQWLVSLVRYLARMFTRKND